The Buteo buteo chromosome 3, bButBut1.hap1.1, whole genome shotgun sequence genomic sequence tacaaatttcAACTGGAACAAGTATTCCTCTCCAGTCTTTGTAACTCAACTTGCAGGACTATCTATTAGAAGCCAAAGGCAGTTCATCTGAAGAGTCGCTTATACTACTGTGCTATGACTACAAATAAAAGCACCGAGTTATCTTAATATGACACACATTCTCTTTACAATACAATACCCTCTTCCTCTCTGAAAGACGGCTTACCTTCCCTGTGgcagtaaaatattatttacgCCTCCTaatttgacatttatttttaagcaaaggtTAGACAGAGTTTGCGGTGTTGTTCTTTGCACATTTTTCATCTGAACACACTGTGTAGCCATTCCCAGCACAGTGTCACCAACACGCTTCACTTCcgctgcaaaacaaagaaaaaaccaaaatatttgcatattgcAAATCAAACAATGTAGGTGACATTAATTCAGTGACAATTAACTACACTTAAGAGTTTTAGCAGAGTGGTCATTAAGcttaaagaaacaagaaaaaaacctaaagccCAAGCCCAACTCCAGCCTCCAATAAACCTCCTCCCAGTTCTGTACTGTTCCACCTGCCAACTGCGCAGTGACTGGGTCCTAAATGTAACTAAGGGCACTGTTGGCTTATtttaacaaagatttttttaaaaaaaattacactaatTGTAATTTTAGAATTAGTGTTTTATCATCAGCATGGAAAAACTTTTGGCTAATAAAGTAGGTAATGTGGATAATATTAGGATGATGAGCACTTGTTTCGTTATTAAACACTGGACTAGTAACGCAAACTTAATAGTAACATGTTGAGTAATATTCAGCCAACCAGTTTATCAGTCCATCACTGCAAGTTTATCACTTGCATAAAAAGTGGCCAGTTTAGCAAAGGATGGCCCAtaaaaactccaaaacaaacTCGTTAAGACCTGTACTATTCAAAAGGTTAAAACAAATCCTATTGTTACCAACAAAATTGAGACTTAAAGGCTTGAAGAAAGCCATACTCTTACactcaggaagaaaagaaatttaggCTCCAAGACGGGGTCAGAGAAGATGAAACCCCCCTTTGgcaacaggagaggaaaaggcgCTTTTTGAGGAGCAGGgtgagaagaggagaaaagacaagacaagagTATGGAAGAGCGCAGGGAGAAAATAGAGAGAGATGATTAGAGGGGCAGAAAGAACTATAATTAAAGATAATGACAAGGAAAGCAGATGATTGTGGTACCACATCCTCTCAGTGGTTAAGAGTCCCCTTTTAATGCCAAGCAGGAAagtgaaaatgtcattttgcaCTGAATTTCTACTGAACAAATTAGAGACGAGCCACTTCCTTTGCAAGGCTGAattcaagggggaaaaaaaagtactattttgttaagattccttttttaatctctctttttaTCTTATAGGATATAatttggggaagagaaagttaggaaattattttctgctgtattaAATTGGTGAGAGTGAGTGATGGGATAAAACAAATCTGCAGCTGCTTGGTAGATCTGAGCCACTAGAGAAGAGAGAGTCCATGAAGCTATGGGAGAAAAATAGTGGCTGGTGCTGCAATTAGGCAAGGTAAgtgaaaaaaggaggaaggcaggatAGGAAAATGAACAGTCTTGCCTATAGGAAGAGCTAGTCAGAACCAAAATGCATGGTTACATGGTTCTTGAGGTCGTTACTTCTTCAATCACTTGGAATTTTCAGCACATAAATTAcagtaagaatattttaatcCACTGCATATCAATTTCATCAATTTCACAAAAGCCCTGGTTTAGCTTTCTCACTCACAAACTGCATCTCAAATGCAACCAACAGGAAGAATgtggaaaagcaaattaaaagcatagacaaaaataatgaaaagaatataaaacatCACACAGcacaagaagaataaaaataatttatagcCCATTTCCTAAATGGAATTTATATAGTTAAACCAGAATCAAACTTCTCTCTTTCAGATACTTcacaaaaaatacatgaaattgtGACTGAAACACACACACTCATGATTTGCACTTACTGACCATAGACTGGCGTTTTTCCTGGCAAAATTACTACAACAAGCTGCAGCCCAGTGTAAGTGTTCTTGAGATGTCTGAACATGGGCTCCACACTGTCAGCTCCCTGCGCGTATTTACAGAAGCACGGCTGCCCCTGGATTGGCATTCCTGCATCTCTGGAAATTTTCCTCAGTTGTTCTGTAAAGGACCTAAAGGATGCAAATAGATTAGATTCTCACGTAGCAAAATCCATCTTGATTTTCATTctaatttttaatgtaacaaTCCTGTTAAACTTGCAGAGTTGCGCTGTCCTAAAACCTAGGAATTTACCCCAAATACATCTTGAATTGACTGTGCCTATGTAGTCACTGAAGGAAAGACGGGAAGATGAGGAAATACACTGTATAAACAACACCATTACTAAAAACTtaatttccaaagcaaattCCACCTTATTTGATATTTCTACAAGATACAGTATAAGCTACTTTTTGCTAAAACACTGCAACAATGATATTTTGGATAGCCCGCTCTACCATACTTCCATGTGGTGTCACAGTGCAGGcttattgtcctggtttcagttggaatacagttaattttcttcttaggagctggtatagtgctgtgttttggatttaggatgagaataatgttgataacacattgatgttttaggtgttgctaagcagtgtttatattaaatcaaggacttttcagctttctatactgccctgccagtggaAGCTGGGAGTGCAAAAGAAACTGGGAGGAGACAGAGCAGGGACAGCTGATGCTAACGACCCAAAGGGCTACTCCATACCATAttatgtcatgcccagtataaaAATTGGGGGAAGTTGGCTGGGGGTACTGCAGCTCAGGGATCAATTGgacatcagtcagcaggtggtgagcaactgtaTTGTACGTcccttgttttgtatattctagtAGGAGGAGTAGTAGCagtattttcccttccctttctgtcccattaaactgtctttatcttaacccacaagttttacttttttttctccccctgattatctccccatcccactgggagggggggagtgagcaagcagctccatggtgcttaattgccagctggggttaaactacaacACCTGTAGAGCAGAGTACTTGGTGTGGAAGGGACCAACATCCACACTACATGTGTTTCTGGGACTTTTTTGTCCGGAGTGGCTGTAgtctggtggggtgggctgaatGTCCATTATTGGCTGAAGCGCATCCTCTAGTCCAGttttatgggggggggggggggaagggggagggtgGAAATCCACATTGTACACTCAGACTGCTCCTTGATGCAGAACATGGTATGGCAATCGGTGACCATCAAGGAGCATCACTTCAAATACGCACTCCTGATCCAAACTAAAAGACTAGTGCAGATGCACCCAGAGGtgtccttctttcttctttggcaCTTGGTTTCATGACCAGCACAGTAAACATGATTCCAGGTAGCAATGCCTAACTGACATAAATGCTGACAAAGccctttttgttattttggagTGGATGCCCCAATAGGTGTCTAAAAAGTTGCTTGTCTTCAAAGGGTGCCAGATAATAGAGTCTTACCCACTGAGAGGGTGTGAAGATTTAGTTTCTTCCAAACCTATTGTTAACTTCTATGAATCATAACAGTCTGTGAGCTTCAGCCCTGCAGCTTGTGGCTTCTTGCAGAATATAGGCACATTAAGCATTTTCCCTGGCAAAACAGGCACTCACCACTATAAGCAGAAAGAGTCAGTAGCAGAACATGCAAGTCTAAAAATGCAGAGGTTTTGAGCCTTTAGAAGTCCATCTCTAAGTGTGGTGTCTAAGAGGAAAGTTTCTTTCCCTGTTCTGGAGAGGTAAAGCAGGATGATTTTGAAGACTTTTAGGGATTTTGAAGGTGTTTACTCTGACAGATCTGCAGTAGCCAAGTTCCAACTTGCTCAACAAGATGTAACAAGAGGCAACAAGATTCAACTGGATGCAGCCATATTCCTAGTATGAAGGAATCTCCTTTCATGGTAAGGAGAAACTCTAAGTCAtcaaataatattattttgGCTCATTACGTTGAAGACTTCTGCCTCTCTCTCAAAACTGACTAACTTCTCCTATGCAGCATTTCCACTAGAAGCAACAgtgtggaaaggaaaattctCTGGCAGAGTAGTTCCTGCCATGTACCTGGAAAGAACAAGTCCCTAGCTTTACacaatgggaagaaaagcaaaagataagACTCCCACTGTTCGCTCACAACTTGTTAGGGAAAAATTCCCGAGCTATTTGGCAAATTATCTAAAGGAACACTGTTATGGCAATACCATTACTATGAAAAATTGCTGTCTTTCATTCACTTTACAAAGGGCAGCTGAGTCACCTGCTAGGGCAGCTGTAAGAGCTGCACTTGCCCATGCATGAAGGGAAGGCAAATGCGtgcaaaagaaggaattaaGACAATCCATCTACACAAGCATGCACGCTTTCCCTGATCTGAGAACGATAGATATCACTTTTAACAATAGTCTTTTCAACAATCATGTTCCATCCAAATTTGAAAGTTTCATTCAAATGCTCAAAGTCAACAATACAACTAGCCCTATTCATCTTGCAAATACAGCAACTTGCACATGATGGTAACTCCAGAGGGTAGAAAGTTTTAGACAAAAGTTggattgcttttttaaattttccttttaaataagtTCTGCACAAATAAATCTATTCTGTATAACCAGGAAAAGAACCTAAGATGACATACATGTTAGCTTTCACTCTTGACAAATAGTGATAAACACCCATCAATTACCTCATTTCAGTCATCTTAAACTCTGCCCTAAGGCCCCACTGGTCAGAAACCTGCCATATAGCACAAAATGCTTTTGGTAAGTCCGATTTGGAGGATTTCACGATTAGCGTTGAAATCATATTGGCATCATTCAAAACACAGAGACAGAACTTCAAAAGCATTGTTAAAGATGTACTGCCATATGTTAAACAACTcaacaaaatatatattctacataaataaataaatgaaattatgttatttccataaataataaaatcaccATTTTATGAAACACACTTACTTCAGATGAACTTCAGTGCACTGGCGCTGGGGAGCAAAGCACGCAATTGCCCAAACCTTTATTTCAATTCCAGTGTGAAACTGTTTATTCCTCATGTCCCAGACTCCTTGAACTGGTGTAGCAATTGCTTTATTCtggaagtggaaggaaaaaaaaccacaaaaccaaaacactaatGCAAAAATTGATTCATGCTAACAAAAATCAGTTATGCTTCCAATTCCGTCCAACTAGCAGGCTATTTATATTCTCAGGTCTTTCTCTCCACTGTTCAAACATCTATCCTATCTTATAAAGATCATTCTATCACTGTAGCAAGACAGCTTGCTATCCAGGTAAAAAATAAAgctcataaaaataaagctcatgttattcttttttattgttgatGGCTTCCTTTGGTTGTATAaatcagcagcagagagaagttACATATGGGTAGTAAGTCATACTAATGCTTGGTATGTAATGTTAACAAGAACGTACATTTCTACAGTGACTTTACAACCACTCAGTGAACTTTCCAAAAGCAACTTAAGTATTATCAGTATTTTACAGCATCACTAAGTAGAGGCAAATAGTGGTTCAATGTCACTCACACAATTCtagaaaaaatgtgaacaagCTGACAAAAGATGATCAGTTATTCAACTTTGACCTgtgcaacacttttttttcctcccatcaaGCAGAGGTTACTGTGATGGGTTATTTAGAGGACAAGGGATATAATAAGATGACTAAAGTAATTCTGGTGATGTTAATTACCTTAATAAGTATTAGTATCCCGTAGATGTTTTAGACAAGTTACCACGATGTCTGCCTTCTCATTTAGCAGCAACAGCTAAGATTTATAGAAATTTTtcaggacacacacacaaatttgGCAATTCATTTTGCAGAGTTGTGTCTGCTGAAGGCAGTACCTCCCCCACTCCGACTTTCCATCATTCATCTGCCATTAAGCTCTTGTTCCCCCTGTTCCCCTGCTGCCAGAACAGTTCATGAGAGCACTCTCCGTAATCAGGATCAGGCAAAGACAGCTGGGTTATCTTAACCTGTCAGTGAAGGAAGGTTTGAGCTAATATGCCCAATTTTGTCTGAAGAGCTTTAGGTAAAAGATGCAAGATCCTTTCCCATTGTGGGTTTACGGAGGTAGCAGCCTGATTTGTGCATAGGAACAGAAATATCATCAGAAGCCTCCACAAATTAAGTTATCCCAGCTACCAAAGCTTTCATCTTGCATAAAAATAAGACACATTATATAACTGatagaaaaatccttttctcaagctttttttaaaagacagtagGAAGATTATGTCAGAAAGGCCATCTGAAAAGCcattgtaaagaaaaaacctgtGAGTAAATACTCCAACAGGAAGACACGGCTCTAGAGAAAAACATGTTGATAAAGATAACACCTTAAGATAGCTGTCCTAAACACAGCTGCTCCACCCAGGACACTCAAAACCAACCAGAAGTTCAGGAAGATTTCAGAATTAAGGGAGGAAAATGTGAACAGTAATAATTGAAGTTGTCTCTGTTCTTCTCCACACATTGATTTAAACCACTATTGGCAGGTTTCCTCTTGCAATACACAGTAAAACAGtgtgcaaaggaaaaatacacaaatttttctctgaagtttaCATAAATGCACTTTTAACCTAGCTTTActtttggaaataaagaaacaattgAGGGAGATGCAAAATGGCCAGTACATTTAAGGACTTTCAAAACTTACATGTAAGTTCTAAACATTACCCCTGTGATGACTTTATCCCATTACATCCAAcatcattaatttaaaacaaccaTATTACAGAAGTTATCGCAGCTGGTAATGGAAGCTATCACAGATTGTACAGTATCTGTTCAACATACCCTGCCTCCATAGAGGATTGAAGGAGGCTGTAGAACTCTGCCGGTCACATCTGTCATTTCATCTTTGACCATTATTCCAAATTCACGAACATAAGGGTCGGTATTAAAACTGGCACTCCGCATCTGAAATTAAGAGGAATTAGgtatttcttgcagaaaaaagaagttcttTTTATAAGATCTAAAACTTTCTGGGATAACCCGTACTTGGGCACACACCCCTTATATATGGGTGATGCCACACATCCAGAGCCTCTGTTAATTCCACTTAAATGGAATTGCctcaaaatttgaaataaatcacCAAAAAATCCACTTGAAAACCTTTTGTGAGAATGTATTTCTCTGATTAATGGAGAAAGGCTTATAGAAACATATTCGTAACCTGTGTGTAGTGCACAAACTATTCAGTATCTGCTAATggcaagagaaaaattaagtcCATTACTATGCTTCACTCATCTTCAACAGAACACTCACCAATTTGCTAATCTCTTCTTGACGGTCAGGTGCTGATCTGGCAGTTGCTCGAATCATAGTGGAAGTTTGATTGTCGGTGAGTTTCTTTATGCATCTTTGTCCTGCCACTATGTTGCACACCTAAAATATCCCCCGCacaaaggaagttaaaaaaCACAATGCaactggtttttggtttgggccCACACCCCGCTGCTGCACTACTCAGTTTCTCAGTTTCTAAAATTGGCTACTCAAAAAACAGTCTGTCAACATTTGAGCCTTTTCACCTCTAACCCCCTTCCCCCATTCCCAGAATACAGTATTATCTAAAAGTTTACTTGCCTCCAGAGGAAGGTATGTGTGTTTCTGCTCCTGTCCAACTTGTAAACATGGAAGGTGAGGATAGCGTAAAACTAATTTGTGCCTGTCCTTAAAATACTGAGCTACAGTGCATTCAACTGTTTGTCCATTCTCCTGCTGAAGTGGGAATCTATTGGAaatcaaatatgaaaataagcCATTACTTTATGTAGAATACTTTCCCACATTTGCTCAATACACTTGGCACAAGTTAAGCTCACTGATGATTTAAGCTATCTTGCTGAAATGATGTAAGTGTACTTCTATAATTAAGACTCCACCATTGGCACTACCATGTGTCTTCTAACAGTACCACAGAAGGCTATTTCTCTAACGTTGGTAATACCTGAAGTTGTAACTTAAGTTTCCTAAGAGTGGGTGCCTTCAAGACAAAGACTAATGTTTTCTGCTTATTTGGGAGACTTGCAGTACTACATTTTATGATATgccacacacagaaaatagtaAGCCTACTCTAAGAGTTGCAAAACCAATTATTgcttcagaaatgcatttctgtctGTACATTACAAGCATATCTccatatatgcacacacatttgCATATACTCACATCAAGGTGGCACAAATATTGTCTTTTCATTAATATAATACATCACTGAAAGAGcatgaaacaaaacccaaacaattaaATACCAGATTTAGATACTGATCAGTTATCACCTTGTATAAAAGCTGGTATCAGTTTTGTTCCTTATATTACTTTcttaaaaatgggaataaataCCTCCATATTCAAGCTATCTGCAAATCTCTGGTTagtgattaaaaataaccattttttccagaggagaaaTAGATTGGTAATAAGCAAGATTAGAAATCTGATCCCAGTTGGCACTACTTTTCTACTCAACATTTCTGGGAAACATTACCCTACCAATAGGGCTCCCTGTTATTCCAATGTTGAAGAAAtccataaatgaaaaaaacaaactaactaACCAAACCCCATAGAGTTAAAACAAAGTGATTGGTTCAAATATCATGACATTTATtatagaataaaaatagaacaaaaagaacagcaaaattagGAAAACACTttgagatgtattttaaaagtgttgaCCAAAGAAAGTATCATTTTTCAGGACAGCTTTTCTTATGTCAGTAAGGCAGGCAAAATACTTTTCCAGCCTGAGATTAAACATAAgcttaaaaagaagcaaaatacttTACGTTTGGTGACTTGCTGGTCGTCTGGTGACATTGCACACTCTGTACTTCCTTTTCATTTGTCCACAGTGTGTTATCTCCACCTTTAGACCTAAAAATTGGAAAACACATATCACCAATTCTTCTAAATGGAGGTGTCAGCCCCCTAAAATGCTACAGAAGACCACTTAAACTATGCAGTAAAACTAGTCACTAGGTAGCACATTCTCCAAGCACCACAGGTTACACCAGACAGAACTCAAAAAAACAATTTATAGTCTTAAAATTCAAAAACCCTGAGCTTCAGCCAAAGTTCCACAAAGAGTTTTAGAGACAAAATGAAACCCGAAAGCCCCAAGAGGTTGCAGATGAAGTTGAATGCATTCAGTGAATTCCAATTCTATACCTCTAAGGAAGTCCAGGATGGCGGAAGGAAAAAGGGGCACACAACCTCCTTGAAACAAAAAGCTTGTTTATACTTTATGTCTAAACATACAGTGTCTGTGAGACCTCCAACTATTGCAAGCAACCCTCAACTAATGAactggggcaggagagggggaaaataCCCATACAGCCTCTAGGAGCCCATGGGAATTAGGCCATAGGGCTTTATTCTTCCTGAAGACAAACATCTGTTGCAAACCCCACCAGGACAAAAGCCAAGCCCACCTGAAAGCCAATAACTTCTAGAAGAACAAATTATCCACCCCAAACCCGCACAACAGCTACCTGTGAAGAAGTGTTTCTCATTTACCATTACCCACAAATACAAGCTTGAatgcagcattttcatttaTACTACTTTCATGCTCAGGCAGAAACAGATGTATGTGGATTCAGAATAGGAAAGAGGGGGCTGTAGAGAAAAATTCCTTATGTACCTGCACGTGTATATAAAGTCAGGTCGCTGCTGAATAAGAGTGCGTATTTCTCCTATCTGTCAAAGGCACTAATAACTTGCCAAACATACTACCCTCTCCACATCATTTATTACAGCTCGAAGTGCCATCTATTATAAAGCCTTCAATAAATATCAAGTTTTCATTAATACCTCTGAAATCTGtatcacagtatttttattaaaagataaaCTGTTACCTCAATACCTCAATTTACAACTAGCTTTGCTGCAAATTTAAGATGACTTCTTCTATCTGACTAATGAAAatcctcacagaaaaaaaaagacaacagcagcCAGCAATTCAATGCCCCgttattttttccaaaacatttacAACCAGTACAAACTCAGGATTTATTTATACGTTTCTTCCTAACAGAATTCTAGTTGGGCAAAGGTGATTTTGTGGACATTTTGTGGAAACAAGGAAGCTGCGTGATAGATATttggagtttgtttttcttttttaatttgcttgctttctatCTAGCATATCATGAAGGAAAGACCTCTATTTTCCAGAAGAAGCCTTCAGTGAACAAAACCAGTAAtgttcctccctcctcctctttgatTCAGTCATTACGTATTTGAATAACTGTAATTTACTTCCAGGACAGTAAATGTATGGAATATACCTAAGTATGCAAAAACACATTGCTAAATTATTGGTAAAATCTGGAATATGAAAATCTTGACATTAGCAATTGGAAAAATGCAAGAtcaggtaattttaaaaaaaacttaaatcCCAGTCTTTGTAAACAATTTGAGATCATCAAATTAGGAACTAGAGCATCTTTGTCATGGAACTGGGACTGGCACTACCAGGtcatttcaaaagtaaaaaatatgaaattcttCTATTTCTAACTGTTAACTCATATTTAGAGATAGAGGTACTTTAAGAAGAGTAAAGCACTACAGTATAAGGAACTGCTAAATACAATAAAGCACTATTCATTTAGGAAGACATTGGTTTTAAGGAGACTGACATAGTAAGGGATGCTGCTCTACATGCTAAAAAGAGATGATCTCAGTAGTACTTCTACACTGAAATGTTCCCAGATGCCAACACACACCAGTAACTTCGACATGACACAATCAAGTGGTGGtgaggcacacacacacacacacataacaacaacaacaacaaagtatGTCAAGAGAACCTATTCTTAAATGAGGAGAAGCTTGTACAAGTCACAAGCCAGTAACTAATCTCACTAAAACAAATCATCATCCATCTGCTAGAAAGTTTTAGTTCAGCCCATCACTTAAGAGTAAAACATATCATCTTCATTGTTTCACTAAAGCCCTTTCATTAAGGGCAAAGCTAATTAAACTACCCTCTATTTGCCACAGgcaaaatgcacacacacatatagttACCACAGATTCTTGAATATGTGATAATCTACTTATGTGTATACCTGAGCCCTAAATGTGGCTGGTTCAATAAATAAACTCACTTAACTCTTTGTACTAGTGACACATCAAATCTAAAGCCACATGCCTCCCTAAAGTGACCCAACTTTGCTTATATTCACAAAGTGACTCTGTCAAGCTACAGAGATTAACCGTAGTAAGAAAAAAGTACCAGCAGACTGAAACATAACATTGATCAGTAGAATTCTGAAAGTCTTGAAATACAtgtaagtaataaaagaataaagcagTTTTATGTAATTCAATTAttaccttttatttctttggtaaACTTTACCCTTTGGGAATCTGTCAgaggtttttgttgttcttcaatACTTTTGAAGTCCAAAACTTCACATACAAACTCGATAACTGGCTGTGCTTTGTAAAATGCTGTTGCAGATACTGTGGACAAAAACGTTAATGTTCTATTACAACAATACTGAGGAAATTTCTAAGAAATCCAAGAAATGGAACTATATTTTTGCCTTTccactgaaagagaaagaaggaacaaaaaaagatttttataggACCTACCATCAATATTTAACATCATTTTCCATAATGAAGGTCTGACTGATTGATGGAAGCCAAACCAAACTTCTCTGCCACCCCCCAATGGATTTGAGCACCCTTCTGATGCTGTAAAAAAAGACCGCCCCACAGGAGTATATctgcaataaagaaaataaatacagatcataaaactgaagcaaaaaaaaaaattgcaataaagCCGTAACTAATGCAAATTCCTATtcacaaaagcacagaaatgtcaCGTGTTTAAAATTACCAATAATCTGAGATTCCTGTCAGGACTCACGTTACACGTCTCAAAATCCAGCTAGTTACAGTAAGAAACAAGCTACTACTcatgtttgtttaaatttattttcagtatacTCCTTACTATACTTACTAAttcaaacaaaaagcattaataactttttttgtactctattaaaaattcagctacgcttcagtaagaaaataattttaaaactctgctattaaaacaacaacaatgtAATAATCTCTCCCTTTACTTGTGCATAGCTGTCTCTGAAATCCATGGAAACTTTGCATGGGTAAACAACTGATCTAACATATTTTTGATGCCTCTCATCTTGGTAATTCAGTACTGCACACTTAATATCAAACTAATCAAAACCAGCGCCAATATGTTTCTCTGAACAAAGATGTATGACTAACTAGTCTGGGCTGTTTTCTATGTTGCAAAACCTGactaaagtgatttttatttttttttaatccttaatGTGAGGATAAAGTCAATGTAATATAAGGCCATTTAAAGATACTTACATAAATTTAACTTATTTTCTCTGTTGAGCCCTTCAAAATAGGAAAGTTCAGCCCTATTAGGCTTTGTTCTTTACTTTCCAATTAAATCTAATTTGAACAGTGGTCTTAAGCAACTTGTTTCATGGCAGCAGAATTAAACCCAGTATCTCTTGGGTTTGACTGCAAATGCTATAGATCCCActtgcttggaaaaaaatccaaataattttcaagtttttcttttctataaaaataGCTATACTGAGTGACATCAATATCCCCCTAGCACAGTAACCTTTGTACAAAATTGGCAACAAACATCTGCCCAAGGACACACAGGAACAGGGTAACAAGTTTTAAAACCACCCTTACACATCTACCAACCTCCAACTACTTTCCATTCAGGGAGGGCTTCCTTCTCTGAGGCCTACAGAGAAACGGGGTACGAGTGAGGTGGCAGGGCAGCCCCGACGTGAGAGCACACAAACATGGAGCGAGTCTGAAGACCAGCGGGGAAAGGGACTTGTGTCCAGGCTGGAGGCTCCTAATTCCACCGGATGAGCAGAAAAGCACCGTGTTGCCTCTTGCCCGAGTATGCCATCTGCCAGCTAGCTATTATTTTGGTTGAGCTATGAAAGCACATCCTACCCAAAAAGCCACTGAAGCAATTCAGATAACAATGCAACCTCCTAAACAACGTCAAGGTCTTCCCCTCACCTCATGGAAGGCAAGTGCCTCATCACTACATCCAGTGCCTGGATGGTTTCAAACGGGACACTTGGCAGCCGACCAGAAAGAGCATCATGTAAAGCCTGCAAACTCACACAGGACATCCACTTTATAGCCACCTTAAATATTctgtcctttccttctcctggcaGCGTGACCTCCAGCTCCACCTGCAACAAtgccaaacaacaaaccaagaTGATTCTTTCCATTTAAAGGGGAAAATGGAAGGGGCTTGGAAGGGACGATGGATTCCTCTGAACAGCGCTATAAAGCATGGGAGGAGACAAAAAGCAATGATGAAGAAACAACATATATTAGGTACAGCCTCTTTTTACAGCTAG encodes the following:
- the AGO2 gene encoding protein argonaute-2 isoform X1, giving the protein MYPGATSAGPVLAPPPPLPPPIQGYAFKPPPRPDFGTSGRTIKLQANFFEMDIPKIDIYHYELDIKPEKCPRRVNREIVEHMVQHFKTQIFGDRKPVFDGRKNLYTAMPLPIGRDKQVELEVTLPGEGKDRIFKVAIKWMSCVSLQALHDALSGRLPSVPFETIQALDVVMRHLPSMRYTPVGRSFFTASEGCSNPLGGGREVWFGFHQSVRPSLWKMMLNIDVSATAFYKAQPVIEFVCEVLDFKSIEEQQKPLTDSQRVKFTKEIKGLKVEITHCGQMKRKYRVCNVTRRPASHQTFPLQQENGQTVECTVAQYFKDRHKLVLRYPHLPCLQVGQEQKHTYLPLEVCNIVAGQRCIKKLTDNQTSTMIRATARSAPDRQEEISKLMRSASFNTDPYVREFGIMVKDEMTDVTGRVLQPPSILYGGRNKAIATPVQGVWDMRNKQFHTGIEIKVWAIACFAPQRQCTEVHLKSFTEQLRKISRDAGMPIQGQPCFCKYAQGADSVEPMFRHLKNTYTGLQLVVVILPGKTPVYAEVKRVGDTVLGMATQCVQMKNVQRTTPQTLSNLCLKINVKLGGVNNILLPQGRPPVFQQPVIFLGADVTHPPAGDGKKPSIAAVVGSMDAHPNRYCATVRVQQHRQEIIQDLAAMVRELLIQFYKSTRFKPTRIIFYRDGVSEGQFQQVLHHELLAIREACIKLEKDYQPGITFIVVQKRHHTRLFCTDKNERVGKSGNIPAGTTVDTKITHPSEFDFYLCSHAGIQGTSRPSHYHVLWDDNRFSSDELQILTYQLCHTYVRCTRSVSIPAPAYYAHLVAFRARYHLVDKEHDRCTPHHLAAWLQGESDCQGQREDMVHTRSLPKQSGSAQAA
- the AGO2 gene encoding protein argonaute-2 isoform X2 — translated: MYPGATSAGPVLAPPPPLPPPIQGYAFKPPPRPDFGTSGRTIKLQANFFEMDIPKIDIYHYELDIKPEKCPRRVNREIVEHMVQHFKTQIFGDRKPVFDGRKNLYTAMPLPIGRDKVELEVTLPGEGKDRIFKVAIKWMSCVSLQALHDALSGRLPSVPFETIQALDVVMRHLPSMRYTPVGRSFFTASEGCSNPLGGGREVWFGFHQSVRPSLWKMMLNIDVSATAFYKAQPVIEFVCEVLDFKSIEEQQKPLTDSQRVKFTKEIKGLKVEITHCGQMKRKYRVCNVTRRPASHQTFPLQQENGQTVECTVAQYFKDRHKLVLRYPHLPCLQVGQEQKHTYLPLEVCNIVAGQRCIKKLTDNQTSTMIRATARSAPDRQEEISKLMRSASFNTDPYVREFGIMVKDEMTDVTGRVLQPPSILYGGRNKAIATPVQGVWDMRNKQFHTGIEIKVWAIACFAPQRQCTEVHLKSFTEQLRKISRDAGMPIQGQPCFCKYAQGADSVEPMFRHLKNTYTGLQLVVVILPGKTPVYAEVKRVGDTVLGMATQCVQMKNVQRTTPQTLSNLCLKINVKLGGVNNILLPQGRPPVFQQPVIFLGADVTHPPAGDGKKPSIAAVVGSMDAHPNRYCATVRVQQHRQEIIQDLAAMVRELLIQFYKSTRFKPTRIIFYRDGVSEGQFQQVLHHELLAIREACIKLEKDYQPGITFIVVQKRHHTRLFCTDKNERVGKSGNIPAGTTVDTKITHPSEFDFYLCSHAGIQGTSRPSHYHVLWDDNRFSSDELQILTYQLCHTYVRCTRSVSIPAPAYYAHLVAFRARYHLVDKEHDRCTPHHLAAWLQGESDCQGQREDMVHTRSLPKQSGSAQAA